DNA from Ruficoccus amylovorans:
TCTCTATTCTCTAGTACTTTACGTAGTTAAATAAAGAAAAGGAATCGCTGGCTCATATGTCGGCGCAACTTTTTCGCAAAACGAGCCTATACCTGTGTCTAACCTCCGGCATCATCCTCTGGGGCAACCCGTTCCTGACAGCGTGCACGCGGTCTGCGTGAGCTTGCCCACGATGCGTGATGTGATGGGGTACGAGGAAAAATGGCCGGAGACGCTGGCCGCAGTGAAGTTTGCCTACCCGCGCTTTGTCTTTCACGACTACGTGCTGCAGGCGGCGGAGCAGGGGGCGCGCAGACACGGACTGGCTGGACGTGCCGTCTATGCGGTGGCCTCGGAGCAGGCCGCGCGCGAAATGGCGCAGTGGATGAAGCTGCTCGATTACGCCATCGTGCCGGAGGGGGATTTCGTCCTTATGCACTTCGCTGACACCCCCGAGGCGCGGACCGGGGCCAAGGCCTTTCTCCAGCACACCGGTACGAGTATTTCCTCCCGCCAGGCAGAGGCTTACCTGCTGGCCGAGGGACTTTTGGATAAGGGCCAGCCCGAGCAGCGGACGGAGACCGGAGCGGAGGAAAAAGTCCTCTCCGTGCTACGCGACTATGTGGCCACACCCGATCTGCACCTGTGCAGCAGCGGGATGAACGCCTTTTACGCCGCGCTCAAGGCCACGCGCCGGCTTCAGGCTCCGCGTGGGCGGCGCATCTATGTGCAGTTGGGATGGCTCTACCTGGACACGATGAAGATTTTGGAGAACTTCCTCGGGCCGGATGAGGAAGTTATCGTGCAGACGGATGTTTTTGATTGGGAGGCGATTGAGAAGATTTTCAGCCAGTACGGGGACCGGTTGGCCGGAGTCGTGACCGAGCTGCCGACCAACCCGCTCGTCCACACGCTGGACATTGGCCGTCTCTCCGGGCTGTGTCTGCGGCACAGGGTGGTACGGATTTTTGACCCGAGTCTGGCCGGGGTCGTCAATGTGGATGTGCTGCCTGGGACGGACCTGCTCATCACGAGCCTGACCAAGTATGCCGCACATGCGGGTGATGTCATGAGCGGGGCGGTGGCGGTCAACCCGGCTTCACCCTTTTACGCGAAATTGCGTGAGCTGCTCCCCCGCGAGGTGCAGGCGCCGCACGGTTCGGATGTGGCGCGGCTGGCCGCGCAGATCGGGGACATGCCTGCCGTGGCCTCGGCCGTCAACGCCAATGCCCTTGCTCTGGCCGATCACCTTTCGCGTTCGGCGAAGGTGGCACGGCTGTTTGCGCCGCTGGAGACGCGTTCGGCGGCGAACTACCGGCTCATCGCCCGCTCTGACGATGCCGTAGGGGCGATTCTGACTTTCGATCTGGCGGGCGATTTGGCGGAGTTTTACGACCGAGCTCGCGTGGTCAAGGGGCCGAGCTTCGGCACCGGCTACACCATGATGTGCCCGTTCCTCTACCTGGCACATTACGACCTGGTGAGCACGCCGGAGGGGCGTGCGCACTTGCGGGCGCGGGGGCTGAACCCCGAGCTTATTCGCCTTTCGGTGGGCGCTGAGCCGGTGGAAGAGATCATCGACGCGCTCGGCTTGTAGACTCGTTTCGGAGCTTTGCGGACAGGCGCTGGCGCCTGAAGGACGGTTTTCCCGGTTATTCTGGCGCGTTCTGCCAGAGGGGAGCTGGGGTGTGTTTGTAAGGAGAGTGTAAAATGAAATTGACCTAATGGACTCTATTAGAGAGAATTAAGTGAGCCCTTTGGCAGTTCCATTGTAACACCTATGAAGATACGAGTGCTTTTGAAACGGTGCTTATTGATCGGCGTAAGCCTTTCACTTGGGGCCGGATGGTTTGCCCGGGCGGCGGATTATCCAAGTGCCTACGACTTGCGCAGCCACGGGCTGCTTACGGCGGTCAAAAACCAGCAGGACCTTGGGGATTGCTGGGCCTTTGCCTCAACGACAGCTTTCGAGGGCTCTCTGCTCAAGCGCGGGCTTATGAGTGGTCCGACGGATCCGAGCGGTCATCTTTCTCCCTGGCACCTTGCGACGCGCAGTGGCACCGAGCCCTCGCTCACCCCTCAGATGGAAGACGGCCACCTCAGCTATGAAAACTGGGGGGCGAACTTCTATCACTCGATTGGCTATTATACGCGAGGGAGGGGAGCGTGGGATTCGCCGACGCCGGACTCGACCATCCCGCAGTTAGGGGGCGGACCGGTTCTGACGAGCAGCAATAGCCTTAACGCTTATCCCTCAGCCGCCGCGGAGGCTTATGAGGACTTGAGTCCGTATGTCCCGCCGGCGGATCAGCCCACGGCCTTTGGCGTGAAGCAGGCCGTCTTTATTAACCAGGGGCAGCACAGTGCCAGCACGCAAATCAACCGGATCAAGGACGGGCTTTTGACCTTTGGCGCGCTCGGCACGGCGATTTACATGGACCAGTCGATTATTAACAAGACCGACTGGACATACATTTATACCGGTTCGGAATCGACCGACCATGATGTTGCGATCGTGGGATGGGATGACAGTAAAGTCGTCAGCGGGGCCAGCAGCACAGGTGCCTGGCTCATTCAGAACTCGTGGGGATCGGACTGGGGCGATGGCGGATACTTCTGGATTTCCTACGAAGATGCGCACGCCGGGAAAAGCTCGACCATGGCGATCGAAGCCATGTCGATGGAGAACTACAGCCAGACGGTTTTACAAAACCAGTATTTTTACGCCGACAATTACCTTCAGATTGAGGAGCTTTCAACCATGTCGGCGGCGGCGATTCTCACGGTTGCTGAAGCCGGCATGCTGGACGCGATCGGGATCATAACCGGGGCGGAGAACATGACGGTCCGTGTCAGCATTTATACGAGCTGGGACGACGTTACCAATGCGCCGGAGGATCTGCTGATCACGACGACGGATACGCTGGAGTTGATCGGCTACCACCTGATCGAATTATCCGAGGAACTGGCCTATGAGGCCGGAGATGAAATCGTCGTGATTGTCGAATACGACTCGGACAGCATTTATTACGATGCCAAGAGTGAAGTAAACGCCGGGGTGAGCTATTACTACGACGGCAGCGAGTGGGTGGATCTGGCTTCGGAAAATACGCCCGGGACATTTTTTGCGAAGGGCCTGATGCTGGTGCCCGAGCCTGCGCACTGGGCCGCACTGGCGGGTTTGATTGTGCTCGGGGTTCTCGTTTGGCGTAAGCGCGATTCGCGGGTACGGCTTGCGGGCGTCGAGGGATAGGGTAGTGTGCGGCATGGACAACCTGACCGTGCGCCCGATGCGGCGTGAAGAACTGGACATCGCCGTGGAGTGGGCCGCCCGCGAGGGGTGGAATCCGGGGCTGCGCGATGCGGAGGCTTTCTGGGCCGCCGACCCGAAGGGTTTCTTCGTGGCTGAGGCCGCGGGCCGGATGGTCGGAACGGGGTCGATGGTTTCGTATGGCGGGGACTTCGGCTTCATTGGATTTTTCATTGTCGAACCGGATTACCGGCACGCGGGGATCGGTTTCCCTCATCTGGGCAACGCGCTGCTGGCGCAGGCGGGCGAACGCCTCAAGCCCGGCGCTCCGGTCGGGATCGATGGCGTGTTTGCCGCACAGCAAGCCTATGCCCGCTACGGTTTTGTCTTTTCCCACCGCAACCTGAGGATGGCGGGCACCGGGCGCTCGTCGCCTCCTGCCGGGTGTCTGAGCGAGCTTTCGCGCGTTCCTTTCAGTGAAGTCGAAGCCTGCGACAAGCGGCACTTCGGCTACGCCCGGCGGGCCTTCCTCGAACGCTGGATCGAGCCGGAGGGTGGGCTGGCGCTTGGGGCGGTCCACCAGGGCGAACTTCGCGGCTATGGCGTGGTGCGTCCTTGCCGGGAGGGCTACAAGATCGGGCCTCTTTTCGCTGACGATGCGGATGCGGCGGAGGATTTGTACTGCGCGCTCAGTGACCGGGCCTGCGGAAAACCCGTCTATCTGGATATACCTGAAAACAATCCCGCCGCCCGCGCGCTGGCGGAACGCCACGGCCTGCGCGAAATTTTCGGCTGCACCCGCATGTATTACGGACGCGCGCCGGAGCTTCCGTGGGAGAATATTTACGGCGTGACCAGTTTCGAGCTGGGGTGAGCGGCGTGCCGCTTGGTGTTGCGGGCGTTCAGGCTTGCGGGGCTGCGGGCGGGGCGTACTTCCTGCGTCCGGCTACGGCGAGGAAACCCGCGCCGAAGAAAAACAGAACTGAAATCATGCCCATGCCGATGCGGGTGCTCAGAACCGGGTGCTCGGGGTTGTTGAACAGCAGGGCCGAGAGCCCCATCAGCGCCGGGCCGAGGATGGCCGCGCTTTTGCCGATCATCGAATAGAAGCCGAAGTAGGCGACCGTCTTTTCCGGTGGCACGATACTGGTGAAATAGCTCCGGCTGAGCGCCTGGATGCCTCCCTGGCACAGCCCGATGAGCGTGGCCAGGATGTAGATCTCCGAAACCTCCATCCCGAAGATGACCGTCGGGGCGGTGTCCATGAATGCTCCGTAAAAGCTCACCACGAGGTAAACCAGGATGGCGACGAAGATCATCTTGCGCGGGCCGATCTTCTGTCCGAGCAGTCCGAAGAGCACCGCGCACGGGACGCCGGCCACCTGCACGCAGAAGAAGGCCGTGATGATTTGCTGCTCGGTGAAACCGATGGTGCTGCCGTAGTTGGAAGCGGTCGTGATGATCGTGTTCACTCCATCGATGTAGAACTGGTACGCGATCAGGAACCACAGGATGTTGCGCTGGCGGATGATCGCCTTGAGCGTTACCCAGGCTTCGACCAGACCGAGCCTGGCCGTGCGGGCGAGTGAGTGCGGATTGTGACGAGGCTCCTCGTGAAAGCGCAGGACCAGCGGCAGGGTGAAGATCGCCCACCACGCCGCCGCCAGCACGAAGAGGAAGCGGCTGGCGTCGAGCTTTGAGCCGAAGCCCAGCGGCTCGTAGTAAGTCGTCGCCAGAAACGTAATCAGCAGCAGTAGAAAGCCCGCCGCGTAGCCGAAGGAAAAACCCAGCCCGCTGATCGTGTGCCGGTTCTGCGCGGTGGAGACGCGCTCCAGCATGGAGTCGAAAAAGATGTTTGCGCTGTAAAAACAGACCGTGCCCACGATATAGACGAGGGTGGCGCTCAGGTAATCGCCCTCGTCCACCAGATACATGGCCGCGCAGGCCACCATCCCGACCGTGGCGAAGCGCAGGAGTAGTTTCTTGCGGATACCGCCCAACTCGGCGATGCTGCCGAGAATCGGCGCGAGCACGAAGACGCAAAAGCTCGCGACGCCGACCGTGAGCGTGAACCAGAAAGTCTGGTCGCTATCGCTCAGGCCGCTGCCCCAGTAGGTCTTGTACAGGCGGGGGAAAATCAGCGCCAGCCCGATCATGGCATAGCCGGTATTGGCCCAGTCGTACAGCGCCCAGGCCAGTGCGCCCTTGGGGAGCTTGCTCATACCGACTCGGAGTGGGAAGTGTCAGGAGCGGGTTTAGCCGGGGAGGGGGCAGGACGCTTGCTGATCGTGTGGAGCTTTTCCATCCGCGAGGGAAGCACATTGCGCAGGGGAGAGATGGAAATGATTTTTCCGATGATGACCGCCACGTAGAGCTGTCCCGTAATCGCCTCCAGTACGGCAAAAACCCGGCCGGGTGTAGTGATTGGAACTATGTCACCGTACCCAAGTGTCGTGAGGGTGACAAAGCTGAAGTAAAAGAAATCCCTGTTGCCGATGACGGCCTGGTCGGAGACGTAGGAGGTGTGGATCTTGAAAGTATCCGGGTTGAGCAGGTCCAGAAAGGTATAGATCAGCGTCCAGTTCATGCCCAGGAGCAGGTACACGCTGATCGCGCCGCAGAGGATGTCCCAGTTGACTTCATTGGCCGTGACCACGGTACGCAGGATTTT
Protein-coding regions in this window:
- a CDS encoding PLP-dependent transferase, translating into MSNLRHHPLGQPVPDSVHAVCVSLPTMRDVMGYEEKWPETLAAVKFAYPRFVFHDYVLQAAEQGARRHGLAGRAVYAVASEQAAREMAQWMKLLDYAIVPEGDFVLMHFADTPEARTGAKAFLQHTGTSISSRQAEAYLLAEGLLDKGQPEQRTETGAEEKVLSVLRDYVATPDLHLCSSGMNAFYAALKATRRLQAPRGRRIYVQLGWLYLDTMKILENFLGPDEEVIVQTDVFDWEAIEKIFSQYGDRLAGVVTELPTNPLVHTLDIGRLSGLCLRHRVVRIFDPSLAGVVNVDVLPGTDLLITSLTKYAAHAGDVMSGAVAVNPASPFYAKLRELLPREVQAPHGSDVARLAAQIGDMPAVASAVNANALALADHLSRSAKVARLFAPLETRSAANYRLIARSDDAVGAILTFDLAGDLAEFYDRARVVKGPSFGTGYTMMCPFLYLAHYDLVSTPEGRAHLRARGLNPELIRLSVGAEPVEEIIDALGL
- a CDS encoding C1 family peptidase, with product MKIRVLLKRCLLIGVSLSLGAGWFARAADYPSAYDLRSHGLLTAVKNQQDLGDCWAFASTTAFEGSLLKRGLMSGPTDPSGHLSPWHLATRSGTEPSLTPQMEDGHLSYENWGANFYHSIGYYTRGRGAWDSPTPDSTIPQLGGGPVLTSSNSLNAYPSAAAEAYEDLSPYVPPADQPTAFGVKQAVFINQGQHSASTQINRIKDGLLTFGALGTAIYMDQSIINKTDWTYIYTGSESTDHDVAIVGWDDSKVVSGASSTGAWLIQNSWGSDWGDGGYFWISYEDAHAGKSSTMAIEAMSMENYSQTVLQNQYFYADNYLQIEELSTMSAAAILTVAEAGMLDAIGIITGAENMTVRVSIYTSWDDVTNAPEDLLITTTDTLELIGYHLIELSEELAYEAGDEIVVIVEYDSDSIYYDAKSEVNAGVSYYYDGSEWVDLASENTPGTFFAKGLMLVPEPAHWAALAGLIVLGVLVWRKRDSRVRLAGVEG
- a CDS encoding GNAT family N-acetyltransferase → MDNLTVRPMRREELDIAVEWAAREGWNPGLRDAEAFWAADPKGFFVAEAAGRMVGTGSMVSYGGDFGFIGFFIVEPDYRHAGIGFPHLGNALLAQAGERLKPGAPVGIDGVFAAQQAYARYGFVFSHRNLRMAGTGRSSPPAGCLSELSRVPFSEVEACDKRHFGYARRAFLERWIEPEGGLALGAVHQGELRGYGVVRPCREGYKIGPLFADDADAAEDLYCALSDRACGKPVYLDIPENNPAARALAERHGLREIFGCTRMYYGRAPELPWENIYGVTSFELG
- a CDS encoding MFS transporter, with protein sequence MSKLPKGALAWALYDWANTGYAMIGLALIFPRLYKTYWGSGLSDSDQTFWFTLTVGVASFCVFVLAPILGSIAELGGIRKKLLLRFATVGMVACAAMYLVDEGDYLSATLVYIVGTVCFYSANIFFDSMLERVSTAQNRHTISGLGFSFGYAAGFLLLLITFLATTYYEPLGFGSKLDASRFLFVLAAAWWAIFTLPLVLRFHEEPRHNPHSLARTARLGLVEAWVTLKAIIRQRNILWFLIAYQFYIDGVNTIITTASNYGSTIGFTEQQIITAFFCVQVAGVPCAVLFGLLGQKIGPRKMIFVAILVYLVVSFYGAFMDTAPTVIFGMEVSEIYILATLIGLCQGGIQALSRSYFTSIVPPEKTVAYFGFYSMIGKSAAILGPALMGLSALLFNNPEHPVLSTRIGMGMISVLFFFGAGFLAVAGRRKYAPPAAPQA
- a CDS encoding potassium channel family protein, translating into MNLIEIIRFRNRRNLPMGKFALLLTVLLFTIVTYPFIDEYAWLSSIIAVIGFLTILSALWAVSDSKLAFTLTALLAAPAFGVNLLNSLANTNTYAYVAVPMAFAFYMMVNIKILRTVVTANEVNWDILCGAISVYLLLGMNWTLIYTFLDLLNPDTFKIHTSYVSDQAVIGNRDFFYFSFVTLTTLGYGDIVPITTPGRVFAVLEAITGQLYVAVIIGKIISISPLRNVLPSRMEKLHTISKRPAPSPAKPAPDTSHSESV